The following proteins are co-located in the Solenopsis invicta isolate M01_SB chromosome 7, UNIL_Sinv_3.0, whole genome shotgun sequence genome:
- the LOC120358248 gene encoding uncharacterized protein LOC120358248 — translation MDIKEPSGYEDFVWAVEIHRLGFEIMGLWPKNDKFDTSNLWLKLRVGIFLSLIVFVIIIPMILTVIQVWGNLVLVVDNLRLALPLTISLIKYVIMLWKRTVLLSIINTIADDWMAFKSNTERAVMIKQAQTARVIMVIVYFIIIIGCLGAVVPAFFGIQMISITNRTDQHKTLLFMTYDLYDTDKSPQYELTFFIHVISFVIAATVFMSVDSFLLLLILHICGQLKNFRRRLINMTSCNNYNKTLNNIVTSHLRMIRYTYITTIKHNNKNNFYIKIVFTRTLNFNVKILLIV, via the exons ATGGACATTAAAGAACCTTCAGGTTACGAAG ATTTCGTGTGGGCCGTTGAAATACATCGCTTAGGCTTTGAAATAATGGGTTTATGGCCCAAAAATGACAAATTTGATACAAGTAATTTATGGTTAAAACTTCGCGTAggcatttttttaagtttaatagtatttgtcattattattcCAATGATACTTACGGTTATACAAGTGTGGGGCAACTTGGTACTGGTAGTAGACAATTTACGTCTTGCATTACCTCTGacaatatcattaataaaatacgtCATTATGTTGTGGAAACGAACAG TTCTTTTGTCGATTATAAATACAATAGCGGATGATTGGATGGCATTCAAATCAAATACAGAGAGAGCTGTGATGATAAAACAAGCACAAACTGCTCGAGTAATCATGGTCATTGTATACTTTATCATAATAATAGGATGTCTTGGAGCAGTAGTTCCAGCTTTTTTTGGCATACAAATGATATCAATAACAAATCGTACAGATCAGCACAAGACGTTACTGTTCATGACATACGACTTGTATGATACCGATAAGAGTCCGCAGTATGAATTGACATTCTTTATTCATGTTATATCATTCGTGATTGCAGCTACTGTATTTATGTCGGTAGATAgttttttattgctattaattCTACACATTTGTGGCCAGTTAAAAAACTTTAGACGTCGATTAATTAATATGACGTCATGCAACAACTACaacaaaactttaaataatatcgtAACATCTCATTTACGTATGATCAGGTATACATACATTAcaacaataaaacataataacaaaaataatttttacattaaaattgttttcacacgtactttaaattttaatgtcaaaattttattgatagttTAA
- the LOC105193975 gene encoding odorant receptor 43a isoform X1: protein MDITEPSGYKDFVWAVEIHRLSFEIMGLWPEGDKFETSNLWLKLRVIIILSLIIFVTIIPMIHSVIQVWGNMVLVVDNLRLTLLFIITLMKYVIMLSKRTVILSIINMMVEDWIVFKSNIERAVMIKQAQIARVIIVIGYFIMIIGAFGTIISAFFGIQIASVTNRTDQHKTLLFLTYDFYDTDKSPQFELTFCIHIISLVTATTVFMSVDNFLVLLVFHICGQLKNFRCRLVNMTSCKNYNKTLNNIVTSHLRMIRFADNIENTYSLMMLFMLLHFIVVFCLCGFCFILEMDEVTTKIYISIITLIILLMNTFLYCGAGELLTEQSNAVYRAICNLEWYKLESKNARNIILLIVRTHHPICITAGRIIPLTMSTFCSVLKTSSGYITFLLAKHG from the exons ATGGACATTACAGAACCTTCAGGTTACAAAG ATTTCGTGTGGGCAGTTGAAATACATCGCTTAAGCTTTGAAATAATGGGTTTATGGCCCGAAGGTGACAAATTTGAAACAAGTAATTTATGGTTGAAACTTCgtgtaatcattattttaagtttaataatatttgttaccATTATTCCAATGATACATTCAGTTATACAAGTATGGGGCAACATGGTACTGGTAGTAGACAATTTACGTCTTACATTACTTTTCATAATAACATTAATGAAATACGTTATTATGCTGTCGAAACGAACag ttattttgtcaattataaatatgatggTGGAAGATTGGATAGTATTCAAATCGAATATAGAGAGAGCCGTGATGATAAAACAAGCACAAATTGCTCGAGTAATCATAGTTATTGGATACTTCATCATGATAATAGGAGCTTTTGGAACAATAATTTCAGCCTTTTTTGGCATACAAATAGCGTCAGTAACAAATCGTACGGATCAGCATAAGACGTTACTGTTTTTGACATATGACTTCTATGATACAGATAAAAGTCCGCAGTTTGAATTGACATTCTGTATTCATATTATATCGCTCGTGACTGCAACTACTGTATTTATGTCAGTAGACAATTTTTTAGTGCTACTAGTTTTTCACATTTGTGGCCAGTTAAAAAACTTTAGATGTCGACTAGTTAATATGACGTCATGCAAAAACTACAACAAAACACTAAATAATATCGTAACATCTCATTTACGTATGATCAG atttgctGATAATATCGAAAATACATACTCTTTAATGATGTTATTTATGTTACTTCACTTCATTGTTGTATTCTGCCTATGCGGGTTCTGTTTTATATT AGAAATGGATGAAGTTAcgacaaaaatttacatttcgaTAATTACACTTATAATCTTATTAATGAATACTTTTTTGTATTGTGGTGCAGGAGAACTTTTAACGGAACAG TCCAATGCAGTATATCGTGCAATATGCAATCTTGAGTGGTACAAATTGGAATCAAAAAAtgcgagaaatattattttattaatagttcGAACACATCATCCTATTTGTATTACTGCAGGAAGAATTATTCCATTAACAATGTCTACTTTTTGCAGc gtaTTAAAAACATCGAGTggatatataacatttttattggcaAAACATGGTTAA
- the LOC105193975 gene encoding odorant receptor 43a isoform X3, translating into MDITEPSGYKDFVWAVEIHRLSFEIMGLWPEGDKFETIIQVWGNMVLVVDNLRLTLLFIITLMKYVIMLSKRTVILSIINMMVEDWIVFKSNIERAVMIKQAQIARVIIVIGYFIMIIGAFGTIISAFFGIQIASVTNRTDQHKTLLFLTYDFYDTDKSPQFELTFCIHIISLVTATTVFMSVDNFLVLLVFHICGQLKNFRCRLVNMTSCKNYNKTLNNIVTSHLRMIRFADNIENTYSLMMLFMLLHFIVVFCLCGFCFILEMDEVTTKIYISIITLIILLMNTFLYCGAGELLTEQSNAVYRAICNLEWYKLESKNARNIILLIVRTHHPICITAGRIIPLTMSTFCSVLKTSSGYITFLLAKHG; encoded by the exons ATGGACATTACAGAACCTTCAGGTTACAAAG ATTTCGTGTGGGCAGTTGAAATACATCGCTTAAGCTTTGAAATAATGGGTTTATGGCCCGAAGGTGACAAATTTGAAACAA TTATACAAGTATGGGGCAACATGGTACTGGTAGTAGACAATTTACGTCTTACATTACTTTTCATAATAACATTAATGAAATACGTTATTATGCTGTCGAAACGAACag ttattttgtcaattataaatatgatggTGGAAGATTGGATAGTATTCAAATCGAATATAGAGAGAGCCGTGATGATAAAACAAGCACAAATTGCTCGAGTAATCATAGTTATTGGATACTTCATCATGATAATAGGAGCTTTTGGAACAATAATTTCAGCCTTTTTTGGCATACAAATAGCGTCAGTAACAAATCGTACGGATCAGCATAAGACGTTACTGTTTTTGACATATGACTTCTATGATACAGATAAAAGTCCGCAGTTTGAATTGACATTCTGTATTCATATTATATCGCTCGTGACTGCAACTACTGTATTTATGTCAGTAGACAATTTTTTAGTGCTACTAGTTTTTCACATTTGTGGCCAGTTAAAAAACTTTAGATGTCGACTAGTTAATATGACGTCATGCAAAAACTACAACAAAACACTAAATAATATCGTAACATCTCATTTACGTATGATCAG atttgctGATAATATCGAAAATACATACTCTTTAATGATGTTATTTATGTTACTTCACTTCATTGTTGTATTCTGCCTATGCGGGTTCTGTTTTATATT AGAAATGGATGAAGTTAcgacaaaaatttacatttcgaTAATTACACTTATAATCTTATTAATGAATACTTTTTTGTATTGTGGTGCAGGAGAACTTTTAACGGAACAG TCCAATGCAGTATATCGTGCAATATGCAATCTTGAGTGGTACAAATTGGAATCAAAAAAtgcgagaaatattattttattaatagttcGAACACATCATCCTATTTGTATTACTGCAGGAAGAATTATTCCATTAACAATGTCTACTTTTTGCAGc gtaTTAAAAACATCGAGTggatatataacatttttattggcaAAACATGGTTAA
- the LOC105193975 gene encoding odorant receptor 43a isoform X5 has protein sequence MGLWPEGDKFETIIQVWGNMVLVVDNLRLTLLFIITLMKYVIMLSKRTVILSIINMMVEDWIVFKSNIERAVMIKQAQIARVIIVIGYFIMIIGAFGTIISAFFGIQIASVTNRTDQHKTLLFLTYDFYDTDKSPQFELTFCIHIISLVTATTVFMSVDNFLVLLVFHICGQLKNFRCRLVNMTSCKNYNKTLNNIVTSHLRMIRFADNIENTYSLMMLFMLLHFIVVFCLCGFCFILEMDEVTTKIYISIITLIILLMNTFLYCGAGELLTEQSNAVYRAICNLEWYKLESKNARNIILLIVRTHHPICITAGRIIPLTMSTFCSVLKTSSGYITFLLAKHG, from the exons ATGGGTTTATGGCCCGAAGGTGACAAATTTGAAACAA TTATACAAGTATGGGGCAACATGGTACTGGTAGTAGACAATTTACGTCTTACATTACTTTTCATAATAACATTAATGAAATACGTTATTATGCTGTCGAAACGAACag ttattttgtcaattataaatatgatggTGGAAGATTGGATAGTATTCAAATCGAATATAGAGAGAGCCGTGATGATAAAACAAGCACAAATTGCTCGAGTAATCATAGTTATTGGATACTTCATCATGATAATAGGAGCTTTTGGAACAATAATTTCAGCCTTTTTTGGCATACAAATAGCGTCAGTAACAAATCGTACGGATCAGCATAAGACGTTACTGTTTTTGACATATGACTTCTATGATACAGATAAAAGTCCGCAGTTTGAATTGACATTCTGTATTCATATTATATCGCTCGTGACTGCAACTACTGTATTTATGTCAGTAGACAATTTTTTAGTGCTACTAGTTTTTCACATTTGTGGCCAGTTAAAAAACTTTAGATGTCGACTAGTTAATATGACGTCATGCAAAAACTACAACAAAACACTAAATAATATCGTAACATCTCATTTACGTATGATCAG atttgctGATAATATCGAAAATACATACTCTTTAATGATGTTATTTATGTTACTTCACTTCATTGTTGTATTCTGCCTATGCGGGTTCTGTTTTATATT AGAAATGGATGAAGTTAcgacaaaaatttacatttcgaTAATTACACTTATAATCTTATTAATGAATACTTTTTTGTATTGTGGTGCAGGAGAACTTTTAACGGAACAG TCCAATGCAGTATATCGTGCAATATGCAATCTTGAGTGGTACAAATTGGAATCAAAAAAtgcgagaaatattattttattaatagttcGAACACATCATCCTATTTGTATTACTGCAGGAAGAATTATTCCATTAACAATGTCTACTTTTTGCAGc gtaTTAAAAACATCGAGTggatatataacatttttattggcaAAACATGGTTAA
- the LOC105193975 gene encoding odorant receptor 43a isoform X2 translates to MGLWPEGDKFETSNLWLKLRVIIILSLIIFVTIIPMIHSVIQVWGNMVLVVDNLRLTLLFIITLMKYVIMLSKRTVILSIINMMVEDWIVFKSNIERAVMIKQAQIARVIIVIGYFIMIIGAFGTIISAFFGIQIASVTNRTDQHKTLLFLTYDFYDTDKSPQFELTFCIHIISLVTATTVFMSVDNFLVLLVFHICGQLKNFRCRLVNMTSCKNYNKTLNNIVTSHLRMIRFADNIENTYSLMMLFMLLHFIVVFCLCGFCFILEMDEVTTKIYISIITLIILLMNTFLYCGAGELLTEQSNAVYRAICNLEWYKLESKNARNIILLIVRTHHPICITAGRIIPLTMSTFCSVLKTSSGYITFLLAKHG, encoded by the exons ATGGGTTTATGGCCCGAAGGTGACAAATTTGAAACAAGTAATTTATGGTTGAAACTTCgtgtaatcattattttaagtttaataatatttgttaccATTATTCCAATGATACATTCAGTTATACAAGTATGGGGCAACATGGTACTGGTAGTAGACAATTTACGTCTTACATTACTTTTCATAATAACATTAATGAAATACGTTATTATGCTGTCGAAACGAACag ttattttgtcaattataaatatgatggTGGAAGATTGGATAGTATTCAAATCGAATATAGAGAGAGCCGTGATGATAAAACAAGCACAAATTGCTCGAGTAATCATAGTTATTGGATACTTCATCATGATAATAGGAGCTTTTGGAACAATAATTTCAGCCTTTTTTGGCATACAAATAGCGTCAGTAACAAATCGTACGGATCAGCATAAGACGTTACTGTTTTTGACATATGACTTCTATGATACAGATAAAAGTCCGCAGTTTGAATTGACATTCTGTATTCATATTATATCGCTCGTGACTGCAACTACTGTATTTATGTCAGTAGACAATTTTTTAGTGCTACTAGTTTTTCACATTTGTGGCCAGTTAAAAAACTTTAGATGTCGACTAGTTAATATGACGTCATGCAAAAACTACAACAAAACACTAAATAATATCGTAACATCTCATTTACGTATGATCAG atttgctGATAATATCGAAAATACATACTCTTTAATGATGTTATTTATGTTACTTCACTTCATTGTTGTATTCTGCCTATGCGGGTTCTGTTTTATATT AGAAATGGATGAAGTTAcgacaaaaatttacatttcgaTAATTACACTTATAATCTTATTAATGAATACTTTTTTGTATTGTGGTGCAGGAGAACTTTTAACGGAACAG TCCAATGCAGTATATCGTGCAATATGCAATCTTGAGTGGTACAAATTGGAATCAAAAAAtgcgagaaatattattttattaatagttcGAACACATCATCCTATTTGTATTACTGCAGGAAGAATTATTCCATTAACAATGTCTACTTTTTGCAGc gtaTTAAAAACATCGAGTggatatataacatttttattggcaAAACATGGTTAA
- the LOC105193974 gene encoding odorant receptor 43a, whose protein sequence is MDITESLGYKDFMWAVEIHRLGLEIIGLWPKKDKFNNLLPNLRVSIILILIIFVINVPTIQGILQVWGNMVLVVDNLRIALPPLIASLKYVIMLWKRTVLLSIINMMAEDWMAFKSNIERTVMIKQAQTARLIMVVGYVIVIIGLLTVTIPSLFGIQIMSGLNLTDRQKSLPFLTYHFYDTDKSPQFELMFCIQTISFSFLAIAYMSTDIFLVLIVLHICGQLENFRCRLINLMLYKSFNKTLNNIVASHLRIIRFADNIENTYSLMMLIMVLHFIIVFCLTGFCLLIEMDEVVMSKIYISIMAIITLLMNTFLYCGAGEIISEQCNTVYRAMCNLEWYKLESRKARNLILLMMRARHPCCITAGKIIPLTMATFCNVLKTSTGYISFLLAKRS, encoded by the exons ATGGACATTACGGAATCTTTAGGTTACAAAG atttcaTGTGGGCTGTTGAAATACATCGCTTAGGTTTGGAAATAATTGGCTTATGGCCTAAAAAGGACAAATTCAATAACTTATTACCGAATCTTCGTGtaagcattattttaattttaataatatttgttatcaaTGTGCCAACTATACAAGGGATTTTGCAAGTTTGGGGCAATATGGTATTGGTAGTAGACAATTTACGTATTGCACTACCTCCATTAATAGCATCATTGAAATATGTTATTATGCTGTGGAAACGAACAG TTCTTTTGTCGATTATAAACATGATGGCGGAAGATTGGATGGCATTTAAGTCTAATATAGAGAGAACCGTGATGATAAAACAAGCACAAACTGCACGATTAATCATGGTTGTTGGATACGTTATCGTGATAATAGGGCTTCTTACAGTTACTATTCCCTCTCTTTTTGGCATACAAATAATGTCAGGATTGAATCTCACGGATCGGCAAAAGTCGTTACCATTCTTAACATATCACTTTTATGATACAGATAAGAGTCCGCAGTTTGAATTAATGTTTTGTATTCAAACTATATCGTTCTCGTTTTTAGCTATTGCATATATGTCTACAGATATTTTTTTAGTGCTAATAGTTCTTCACATTTGTGGCCAATTAGAAAACTTTAGATGCCGcttaattaatttgatgttaTACAAGAGTTTCAACAAAACTTTAAATAACATCGTAGCGTCACATTTACGTATAATCAg atttgCGGATAATATCGAAAATACATACTCTTTAATGATGTTAATAATGGTActtcattttattattgtattttgtcTAACCGGGTTCTGTTTACTAAT AGAAATGGATGAAGTTGTTATGTCAAAAATCTACATATCAATAATGGCTATTATTACCTTATTGATGAATACTTTTTTGTACTGTGGTGCAGGAGAAATTATATCGGAGCAA tGCAATACAGTATATCGTGCAATGTGCAATCTTGAATGGTACAAACTGGAATCAAGAAAGGcaagaaatcttattttattaatgatgcGAGCACGCCATCCTTGTTGCATTACTGCAGGAAAAATTATTCCATTGACAATGGCTACTTTTTGCAAC GTGCTAAAAACTTCGACTGGATATATATCGTTTTTACTGGCAAAACGTAGTTAA
- the LOC105193975 gene encoding odorant receptor 22c isoform X4 — MDITEPSGYKDFVWAVEIHRLSFEIMGLWPEVIQVWGNMVLVVDNLRLTLLFIITLMKYVIMLSKRTVILSIINMMVEDWIVFKSNIERAVMIKQAQIARVIIVIGYFIMIIGAFGTIISAFFGIQIASVTNRTDQHKTLLFLTYDFYDTDKSPQFELTFCIHIISLVTATTVFMSVDNFLVLLVFHICGQLKNFRCRLVNMTSCKNYNKTLNNIVTSHLRMIRFADNIENTYSLMMLFMLLHFIVVFCLCGFCFILEMDEVTTKIYISIITLIILLMNTFLYCGAGELLTEQSNAVYRAICNLEWYKLESKNARNIILLIVRTHHPICITAGRIIPLTMSTFCSVLKTSSGYITFLLAKHG; from the exons ATGGACATTACAGAACCTTCAGGTTACAAAG ATTTCGTGTGGGCAGTTGAAATACATCGCTTAAGCTTTGAAATAATGGGTTTATGGCCCGAAG TTATACAAGTATGGGGCAACATGGTACTGGTAGTAGACAATTTACGTCTTACATTACTTTTCATAATAACATTAATGAAATACGTTATTATGCTGTCGAAACGAACag ttattttgtcaattataaatatgatggTGGAAGATTGGATAGTATTCAAATCGAATATAGAGAGAGCCGTGATGATAAAACAAGCACAAATTGCTCGAGTAATCATAGTTATTGGATACTTCATCATGATAATAGGAGCTTTTGGAACAATAATTTCAGCCTTTTTTGGCATACAAATAGCGTCAGTAACAAATCGTACGGATCAGCATAAGACGTTACTGTTTTTGACATATGACTTCTATGATACAGATAAAAGTCCGCAGTTTGAATTGACATTCTGTATTCATATTATATCGCTCGTGACTGCAACTACTGTATTTATGTCAGTAGACAATTTTTTAGTGCTACTAGTTTTTCACATTTGTGGCCAGTTAAAAAACTTTAGATGTCGACTAGTTAATATGACGTCATGCAAAAACTACAACAAAACACTAAATAATATCGTAACATCTCATTTACGTATGATCAG atttgctGATAATATCGAAAATACATACTCTTTAATGATGTTATTTATGTTACTTCACTTCATTGTTGTATTCTGCCTATGCGGGTTCTGTTTTATATT AGAAATGGATGAAGTTAcgacaaaaatttacatttcgaTAATTACACTTATAATCTTATTAATGAATACTTTTTTGTATTGTGGTGCAGGAGAACTTTTAACGGAACAG TCCAATGCAGTATATCGTGCAATATGCAATCTTGAGTGGTACAAATTGGAATCAAAAAAtgcgagaaatattattttattaatagttcGAACACATCATCCTATTTGTATTACTGCAGGAAGAATTATTCCATTAACAATGTCTACTTTTTGCAGc gtaTTAAAAACATCGAGTggatatataacatttttattggcaAAACATGGTTAA
- the LOC120358250 gene encoding odorant receptor 85b-like — MLIVVLHFVIVFCLSGFCLILEIDEVITAKIYFSITMLITLLINAFLYCGAGELLAEQCNAVYRAMCNLEWYKLESRKARNLILLMIQARYPICITAGKIIPLTMSTFSSVLKTSCGYITFLLAKHG; from the exons atgttaattgtgGTACTTCACTTCGTTATAGTATTTTGCCTAAGCGGGTTCTGTTTAATATT AGAAATTGATGAAGTCATTACggcaaaaatttacttttcgaTTACTATgcttataactttattaataaatgctTTTTTGTACTGTGGTGCAGGAGAACTTCTAGCGGAACAA TGTAATGCAGTATATCGTGCAATGTGCAATCTTGAATGGTACAAATTGGAATCAAGAAAAGCgagaaatcttattttattaatgattcaAGCACGCTATCCTATTTGTATTACTGCAGGAAAGATTATTCCATTAACAATGTCTACTTTTTCCAGc gtATTAAAAACATCATGTggatatataacatttttattggcGAAACATGGTTAA
- the LOC105193975 gene encoding odorant receptor 43a isoform X6 — MGLWPEVIQVWGNMVLVVDNLRLTLLFIITLMKYVIMLSKRTVILSIINMMVEDWIVFKSNIERAVMIKQAQIARVIIVIGYFIMIIGAFGTIISAFFGIQIASVTNRTDQHKTLLFLTYDFYDTDKSPQFELTFCIHIISLVTATTVFMSVDNFLVLLVFHICGQLKNFRCRLVNMTSCKNYNKTLNNIVTSHLRMIRFADNIENTYSLMMLFMLLHFIVVFCLCGFCFILEMDEVTTKIYISIITLIILLMNTFLYCGAGELLTEQSNAVYRAICNLEWYKLESKNARNIILLIVRTHHPICITAGRIIPLTMSTFCSVLKTSSGYITFLLAKHG; from the exons ATGGGTTTATGGCCCGAAG TTATACAAGTATGGGGCAACATGGTACTGGTAGTAGACAATTTACGTCTTACATTACTTTTCATAATAACATTAATGAAATACGTTATTATGCTGTCGAAACGAACag ttattttgtcaattataaatatgatggTGGAAGATTGGATAGTATTCAAATCGAATATAGAGAGAGCCGTGATGATAAAACAAGCACAAATTGCTCGAGTAATCATAGTTATTGGATACTTCATCATGATAATAGGAGCTTTTGGAACAATAATTTCAGCCTTTTTTGGCATACAAATAGCGTCAGTAACAAATCGTACGGATCAGCATAAGACGTTACTGTTTTTGACATATGACTTCTATGATACAGATAAAAGTCCGCAGTTTGAATTGACATTCTGTATTCATATTATATCGCTCGTGACTGCAACTACTGTATTTATGTCAGTAGACAATTTTTTAGTGCTACTAGTTTTTCACATTTGTGGCCAGTTAAAAAACTTTAGATGTCGACTAGTTAATATGACGTCATGCAAAAACTACAACAAAACACTAAATAATATCGTAACATCTCATTTACGTATGATCAG atttgctGATAATATCGAAAATACATACTCTTTAATGATGTTATTTATGTTACTTCACTTCATTGTTGTATTCTGCCTATGCGGGTTCTGTTTTATATT AGAAATGGATGAAGTTAcgacaaaaatttacatttcgaTAATTACACTTATAATCTTATTAATGAATACTTTTTTGTATTGTGGTGCAGGAGAACTTTTAACGGAACAG TCCAATGCAGTATATCGTGCAATATGCAATCTTGAGTGGTACAAATTGGAATCAAAAAAtgcgagaaatattattttattaatagttcGAACACATCATCCTATTTGTATTACTGCAGGAAGAATTATTCCATTAACAATGTCTACTTTTTGCAGc gtaTTAAAAACATCGAGTggatatataacatttttattggcaAAACATGGTTAA